A genome region from Flammeovirga agarivorans includes the following:
- a CDS encoding response regulator transcription factor yields MKELNILIVDDHILFCTGIEQLLKNLLSAEVTVCFNPIDALDLNLSSFDIALVDLDMPEMKGFEFIQRAREQSMNTKYVIVSMHSKPSIVRKVIKQKIDGYILKDDEMNTFKEGIKSILNGNQYFTPRLQNIINVAQPHSSKISPREEEIIKLIADGLSMKEISEVLHISHETVKTHTKNVRSKLNLDSRTDLIKYAIENLLV; encoded by the coding sequence ATGAAAGAGCTAAATATACTAATTGTAGATGACCATATACTATTTTGTACCGGGATTGAACAATTATTAAAAAATTTATTATCCGCAGAAGTTACTGTTTGCTTTAACCCAATTGATGCTTTAGACTTGAATTTATCTAGTTTTGATATCGCTTTGGTGGATTTAGATATGCCCGAAATGAAGGGTTTTGAGTTTATTCAAAGAGCGAGAGAGCAATCCATGAATACTAAATATGTGATTGTTTCTATGCATAGTAAACCATCGATTGTTAGAAAAGTAATTAAACAAAAAATTGACGGTTATATCTTAAAAGATGATGAAATGAATACCTTTAAAGAGGGTATTAAATCTATCTTGAATGGGAACCAATATTTTACACCTAGATTGCAAAACATCATCAATGTTGCTCAACCTCATTCCTCTAAAATATCTCCAAGAGAAGAAGAAATTATCAAATTAATTGCTGATGGATTAAGCATGAAAGAAATCTCTGAAGTGTTGCATATCAGTCATGAAACAGTAAAGACTCATACAAAGAATGTTAGGTCTAAATTAAACTTAGATTCCAGAACTGACTTAATAAAATATGCAATTGAAAATTTGTTAGTATAA
- a CDS encoding response regulator has product MDFKIGNTKLDFNKLYPFHFLLDRSLSILSVGKSFEKLFPDCKFEKLDKVLKLVRPWSIEFGYEEVQTQLQKVFVFQNQERDIVLRGQIIILEEDKNILFLGSPWMKSTDELVTHKLSLTDFALNDPTPDAVQLLKMNEINLLELRELTTKLKQQKSIVEEKEILYRGLVENASEIIVRTNKEGKLLYVNPSAESITGYTEFELLGKTFFDFITPDMYEQISEQFLQQTLQKKDKDVYEFSITNKNGKIIWLYQTVISIKGENDEIIGYTSVGIDISLRKEMEETLERAREKAIESSRVKERFIANTSHELRTPMNAIIGLSNLLTKTPLLPKQSEFINAIKTSAENLLVVINDVLDISKIESEKLEIESIEFDLTDRIKSFVKSLEIRATEKNILLNHTMDEDIHPTLKGDPYRLNQVLTNLVSNAIKFTTEGEVKIEVLIDKEKSNEEIQNIIFKVIDTGEGIPKEKHHKIFEGFSQADVSVTRKFGGTGLGLTISRSLIELMGGEISLESEVGEGSTFIVSIPFEKCESITTEEKPLLNSEDIDWSDFDVLLVEDNQFNQLLAENILLQWKLNIDIADNGKIAIEKLKKKNYDVILMDIQMPEMDGIETTQYIRNKLQIGTPIIALTANAMKSDLDSYREKGMEACVTKPFQQDDLQRELSKIFDQKEIIDEHGVDHSKWSGKNILLVEDNQYNQLLVVNILNRWGLNVDTADDGDEAISFIQRKEYDLILMDIQMPKMDGVEASKKIRKSFTQDVPIIAFSANLTPEYEKEFLEVGMNGCIPKPFKVGQLKKVIHDVFYFEPNETKPELHRPEDSWRGKKVLVVEDNMFNQLLVVNILEGWGMEIKTAENGQKAVDLVKENDFDIILMDIQMPVMDGVEATKIIRGDLHKNLPIIALTANSSRSEQNLYMKTGMDACVSKPFDLEDFEKTIKGFLQETNDKAHENKNQVQEKDWEGIRVLIVEDNSFNLLLLKGILEGWKMNIMEAENGQVAVDLCKKHQFDIILMDIQMPVMDGVDATKIMRDELNIDVPIIAITANSEKELVKKYLKVGMNACIPKPYGQEQLQKSIMKYL; this is encoded by the coding sequence ATGGATTTTAAAATTGGTAATACGAAATTAGATTTCAATAAACTTTATCCATTTCATTTTCTTCTTGATAGAAGTCTATCAATATTATCAGTCGGGAAAAGCTTCGAAAAGTTATTTCCTGACTGTAAATTTGAAAAGTTAGATAAAGTCTTAAAACTTGTTCGTCCTTGGAGCATCGAGTTTGGCTATGAGGAGGTACAAACCCAGTTACAAAAGGTATTTGTTTTCCAGAATCAAGAAAGAGATATTGTCTTAAGAGGACAGATTATCATTCTTGAGGAAGATAAAAATATACTTTTTTTGGGTTCACCATGGATGAAAAGTACTGATGAACTAGTCACCCATAAACTTTCACTTACCGATTTTGCTTTAAATGACCCAACTCCTGATGCCGTTCAACTATTAAAAATGAATGAAATCAACTTACTGGAATTGAGAGAGTTAACTACCAAACTGAAGCAGCAAAAAAGTATCGTTGAAGAAAAAGAGATATTATATAGAGGTCTGGTAGAAAATGCTTCGGAAATCATTGTTAGAACCAATAAGGAAGGTAAGCTACTTTATGTCAACCCATCTGCCGAAAGTATTACAGGGTATACTGAATTTGAACTTCTAGGTAAAACATTTTTTGATTTTATCACTCCTGATATGTACGAACAGATCTCTGAACAGTTCTTACAGCAAACGCTCCAAAAGAAAGATAAAGATGTTTATGAATTTAGTATTACAAATAAAAATGGAAAAATAATATGGTTGTACCAAACGGTAATATCTATCAAAGGAGAAAATGATGAAATCATTGGCTATACTTCCGTAGGGATAGATATTTCTTTAAGAAAAGAGATGGAGGAAACACTAGAAAGAGCGAGGGAAAAAGCAATTGAATCTTCTAGAGTTAAGGAGCGATTTATTGCCAATACATCACATGAGTTGAGAACACCAATGAATGCTATTATTGGTCTATCCAACCTATTAACAAAAACACCATTATTACCTAAGCAATCTGAATTTATCAATGCCATTAAAACATCAGCCGAAAACCTTTTGGTTGTAATTAATGATGTATTGGATATCTCAAAAATTGAATCTGAAAAATTAGAAATAGAAAGTATTGAATTTGATTTGACGGATAGAATCAAATCATTTGTAAAATCATTAGAGATCCGAGCAACAGAAAAAAATATTCTATTAAATCATACAATGGATGAAGATATTCATCCAACTCTAAAAGGAGATCCCTACAGGCTTAATCAGGTCTTGACGAATTTAGTCAGTAATGCCATCAAATTTACAACTGAAGGAGAAGTAAAAATTGAGGTTTTAATCGATAAAGAAAAGAGTAATGAAGAAATTCAGAATATCATTTTTAAAGTGATTGACACAGGTGAGGGGATTCCTAAGGAGAAACATCATAAAATATTTGAGGGCTTCTCTCAGGCAGATGTCTCTGTAACGAGAAAATTTGGAGGAACCGGTTTAGGCCTAACAATTAGTCGAAGCCTTATTGAATTGATGGGTGGTGAAATATCGCTAGAAAGTGAAGTAGGCGAAGGATCTACATTTATTGTTTCTATTCCATTCGAAAAATGTGAATCAATTACTACTGAAGAAAAACCATTATTGAATTCAGAAGATATTGACTGGAGTGATTTTGATGTACTTTTAGTAGAAGATAATCAGTTCAATCAATTATTAGCGGAGAATATTCTTTTACAATGGAAGCTAAATATTGATATCGCTGATAATGGAAAAATTGCGATAGAAAAGCTTAAAAAGAAGAATTATGATGTCATTTTGATGGATATTCAAATGCCAGAAATGGATGGTATAGAAACAACCCAATATATACGAAATAAACTTCAGATAGGTACACCAATTATTGCGTTAACCGCTAATGCAATGAAAAGTGATCTAGACTCATACAGGGAAAAGGGAATGGAGGCCTGTGTAACCAAACCTTTCCAACAAGACGATCTTCAAAGAGAACTTAGTAAGATCTTTGATCAGAAGGAAATTATCGATGAACATGGTGTAGATCATTCGAAATGGTCTGGTAAAAATATCTTGTTGGTAGAAGACAATCAATATAATCAACTTCTTGTAGTGAATATCCTTAACCGTTGGGGATTGAATGTTGATACTGCCGATGATGGAGATGAGGCAATATCCTTTATCCAAAGAAAAGAATATGATCTTATTCTAATGGATATTCAGATGCCAAAAATGGATGGGGTAGAAGCGTCTAAGAAAATTAGAAAATCATTTACCCAAGATGTTCCTATTATTGCCTTTTCTGCCAATCTAACTCCTGAGTACGAGAAAGAATTCTTAGAAGTAGGAATGAATGGTTGTATTCCAAAGCCATTTAAAGTAGGGCAACTTAAGAAAGTGATCCATGATGTTTTCTACTTTGAACCCAATGAAACTAAACCTGAATTACACCGACCTGAAGATAGTTGGAGAGGGAAGAAAGTCTTGGTCGTTGAAGACAATATGTTTAACCAACTATTAGTTGTCAATATCCTTGAAGGTTGGGGAATGGAAATCAAAACCGCTGAAAATGGGCAGAAGGCAGTAGACTTAGTGAAAGAAAACGATTTTGATATCATTCTTATGGATATCCAAATGCCTGTAATGGACGGAGTAGAGGCGACCAAGATAATCAGAGGAGACTTGCATAAAAATTTACCAATAATTGCGTTAACAGCGAATAGTTCCCGTTCTGAACAAAACCTATATATGAAAACAGGTATGGATGCGTGTGTTTCTAAACCGTTTGATCTAGAAGATTTCGAAAAGACCATTAAAGGTTTCTTACAGGAAACGAATGACAAGGCCCATGAAAATAAAAATCAGGTACAAGAAAAGGACTGGGAAGGTATTAGAGTTCTTATCGTAGAGGATAATTCTTTTAATCTATTATTATTGAAAGGAATTTTAGAAGGTTGGAAGATGAACATAATGGAAGCAGAGAATGGACAAGTAGCTGTTGATCTCTGTAAAAAACATCAATTTGATATTATATTAATGGATATTCAAATGCCAGTGATGGATGGAGTAGATGCTACGAAAATAATGAGGGATGAACTTAATATTGATGTTCCAATTATTGCAATCACAGCCAACTCAGAAAAAGAGCTAGTTAAAAAATATTTGAAGGTGGGTATGAACGCCTGTATTCCTAAACCATATGGTCAGGAACAACTTCAAAAATCAATCATGAAATATTTATAA
- the hrpB gene encoding ATP-dependent helicase HrpB: MALDISKIDLPVKEIAEEIISTCTEHSTMILKAPPGAGKSTLVPLLFLDQPFLEGKKIYLLEPRRLAAKTIANRMADLLGEKVGDTVGYRVRFDTKVSKNTRIEVLTEGILTRMIHQDNALEDVAMVIFDEFHERSLHADVAMALCRETQQVLRDDLKILVMSATLDMPQLSSMLDNAPILESKGRMYPVDLQYIGDIDRFLIPEMTAKAAIDASKKHEGDILCFLPGQGEIKKCEGILRTQLRDFAVHPLYGQLPHRMQQAAIMPNKEGKRKVVLATSIAETSLTIQGVTVVIDTGFGRTQQFDPNSGLSRLTTVQISKDAADQRAGRAGRLGPGTCYRLWSKATNERLDEQRIPEIEQADLSSLVLDMAQWGIINHSELSWVTPPPQGHVYQARETLEQLDAIEDNQITDHGKNIHRLPCHPRIAHMLLFAEENDLLPLATDLAAIVEERDPLGREAGVDINLRIEGLRRFRKEGQKNRRFNQIEKIANQYRKMFDIKDDNSSVDDYETGILLAHAYPERIACSKPGNNAQFQLANGKIAMVGHKDDLAYEQWLAVAHIDARDGMGKIFMASTLDPKDLAPMVKEKEIVTWDSDDGGLIATKDLRIGNIVLRSVPLNDPDPDLLEEAILNAIKKEGKQLLNFDEEVEQWQARIMSLKKWNPQDKWPDVSTETLLLTCKDWLLPYLDQVKKPSDLKKLKLKDILHHSLDWELQEKLDVLAPQRIEVPSGSNIKIKYQNNGEPAILAVRLQECFGLENTPSVNHGKNKVLMHLLSPGFKPVQITADLNSFWNNAYFEVKKDLKRRYPKHSWPDNPWTEEAVRGVKRKKP; the protein is encoded by the coding sequence GTGGCATTAGATATATCTAAAATAGATCTTCCTGTAAAGGAAATAGCAGAAGAAATTATTTCTACCTGTACAGAGCATTCGACAATGATACTCAAGGCTCCTCCGGGTGCCGGGAAAAGTACACTTGTCCCCTTATTATTTCTTGATCAACCTTTTCTTGAAGGTAAAAAAATCTATTTGCTCGAGCCTCGACGATTAGCAGCAAAAACAATTGCTAACCGTATGGCTGATCTTTTAGGTGAAAAAGTAGGTGATACCGTAGGTTATCGTGTTAGGTTTGATACTAAGGTTTCTAAGAATACAAGGATTGAAGTTTTGACTGAGGGAATTCTTACTAGAATGATCCATCAAGACAATGCTTTAGAAGACGTTGCTATGGTTATCTTTGATGAGTTTCATGAAAGAAGTTTACATGCTGATGTGGCTATGGCACTTTGTAGGGAAACTCAGCAGGTACTCCGAGATGACCTGAAGATACTTGTTATGTCTGCAACATTAGACATGCCACAACTATCTTCTATGCTTGATAACGCCCCAATTCTGGAAAGTAAGGGAAGAATGTATCCAGTGGATTTGCAATATATTGGAGATATTGATCGCTTCTTGATCCCAGAAATGACAGCAAAAGCAGCTATCGATGCCTCAAAAAAACATGAGGGTGATATTTTATGCTTTTTACCTGGACAAGGTGAAATAAAGAAGTGTGAAGGTATTCTTAGAACACAACTAAGAGATTTTGCAGTACACCCTCTTTATGGGCAGCTTCCCCATAGAATGCAGCAAGCTGCAATAATGCCTAACAAAGAAGGTAAAAGGAAAGTAGTATTAGCCACATCAATTGCTGAAACTAGTTTAACAATTCAAGGTGTAACAGTTGTTATTGATACGGGGTTCGGTCGTACTCAACAGTTTGATCCCAACTCCGGTTTATCTAGATTAACTACAGTACAAATTTCTAAAGATGCAGCTGATCAAAGAGCAGGTAGAGCAGGACGTTTGGGTCCAGGAACATGTTACCGTTTATGGAGTAAAGCCACCAATGAGCGTTTAGATGAACAACGTATTCCCGAGATCGAACAAGCTGATTTGTCTTCATTAGTATTAGATATGGCACAATGGGGTATTATCAATCATTCTGAGTTATCATGGGTAACCCCTCCACCACAAGGTCATGTATACCAAGCTAGAGAAACCTTAGAGCAACTTGATGCAATTGAAGATAACCAAATTACAGACCATGGTAAAAATATACATCGATTACCTTGTCATCCTCGTATTGCCCACATGTTATTGTTTGCTGAAGAAAACGATCTTCTTCCTTTAGCAACAGATCTTGCAGCAATTGTTGAAGAAAGAGATCCATTAGGCAGAGAAGCAGGTGTAGACATTAACTTAAGAATAGAAGGACTTAGAAGGTTCCGTAAAGAAGGGCAAAAGAATAGAAGGTTTAATCAGATCGAAAAAATTGCCAATCAGTATAGAAAAATGTTTGATATCAAGGATGATAATTCTTCTGTAGATGATTACGAGACAGGTATTCTATTAGCTCATGCCTACCCCGAGAGAATTGCTTGTTCAAAACCTGGTAATAATGCTCAATTCCAATTGGCTAATGGTAAAATTGCAATGGTGGGACATAAAGATGATCTTGCCTATGAACAATGGCTGGCTGTCGCTCATATCGATGCTCGAGACGGTATGGGGAAAATCTTTATGGCTTCAACATTAGATCCCAAAGATTTGGCTCCAATGGTTAAGGAAAAAGAAATAGTTACATGGGACTCTGATGATGGTGGGTTAATCGCTACAAAAGACCTTCGTATTGGCAATATTGTTTTAAGGAGTGTTCCTCTTAATGATCCAGATCCAGATTTGTTAGAGGAAGCAATTCTGAATGCCATCAAAAAAGAAGGAAAACAACTCTTAAACTTTGATGAAGAAGTAGAACAATGGCAGGCTAGAATCATGTCATTAAAAAAGTGGAACCCACAAGACAAATGGCCTGATGTATCTACCGAAACACTTTTACTTACATGTAAAGATTGGCTACTGCCTTACCTTGATCAGGTGAAAAAACCATCTGACCTTAAGAAATTGAAGTTAAAAGATATCTTGCACCATTCTTTAGATTGGGAGTTACAAGAAAAGTTAGATGTATTGGCTCCGCAACGAATAGAAGTGCCTAGTGGGTCAAATATTAAGATAAAATATCAGAACAATGGAGAGCCAGCAATACTAGCTGTCCGCTTGCAGGAATGTTTTGGTTTAGAAAATACACCGAGCGTAAATCATGGAAAAAATAAAGTGCTTATGCATTTACTAAGCCCTGGATTTAAACCCGTACAGATCACTGCTGACCTAAATAGCTTTTGGAACAATGCATATTTTGAAGTGAAGAAAGACTTGAAACGTAGATATCCTAAACATTCATGGCCTGATAACCCTTGGACTGAAGAAGCGGTTCGAGGTGTTAAAAGAAAGAAACCTTAA
- a CDS encoding heme NO-binding domain-containing protein: MYGIVNKAIQGLVIENFGEDKWRSILKESGVSIDMFAGNEIYDDSITFDLAIAASKVLELPLSDVLVAFGKYWVLNTAKKHYGSLMDTGGNTLKEFFVNLPNFHSRVMLLYPNIQPPEFDVESVSENELKLRYFSKREGLTDFVHGLILGLGEAFDTEVSTELLEGRKDGLKYDEFSVKW; the protein is encoded by the coding sequence ATGTATGGAATTGTAAACAAGGCGATTCAAGGGCTAGTTATTGAGAACTTTGGAGAGGATAAATGGCGATCAATTTTGAAAGAGAGTGGAGTAAGTATAGATATGTTCGCCGGAAATGAGATTTACGATGATAGTATTACCTTCGATCTTGCGATAGCAGCATCTAAAGTTTTAGAATTACCATTATCGGATGTATTAGTAGCATTTGGAAAGTATTGGGTCTTAAATACAGCAAAGAAACATTACGGTTCATTAATGGATACAGGAGGAAATACCTTGAAAGAGTTCTTTGTTAATCTACCAAATTTTCATAGCCGAGTAATGTTGCTCTATCCAAATATTCAGCCTCCAGAGTTTGATGTAGAAAGTGTAAGTGAGAATGAGCTGAAACTAAGATATTTTTCTAAAAGAGAAGGACTAACGGATTTTGTTCATGGTTTAATTCTTGGTTTAGGAGAAGCTTTCGATACTGAAGTGTCAACTGAACTTTTGGAAGGAAGAAAGGATGGCTTAAAATACGATGAATTTTCTGTAAAGTGGTAG
- a CDS encoding porin → MQNSMILRTIILHLFFLVQAIPVLSQSHDKEESGWEQFTSSLDMPINGRFDYRNIQFGNDIDGYVDDSRFRMSSLLFMLNGKINENFTFNYRQAFNQTGVDDSNLSNNIQVATINYTTDNKKWLFKAGKFFYGYGTMEQQYWPYDVYRYSYVNNNVRLWKTGVHAEHITASGQHIAFQVANGVNEIDSLGKQIQATQFNVYWWGHIVKDFIKVYSNVTTLSNYNLYDGMPFAFSFGLQWNFDTFWIDTDFITARNMPNFNKNGTYYSTPIKFKYNGKHFRPFIKLIFDQVMFDSENDAVIVTNPVTEKPELVKNSLMITYEVALEFYPWEDKDFNLHIVGTYADANNHYFQQENTDPSSRNEYNTQFQLLAGISFNFDAFHLK, encoded by the coding sequence ATGCAAAATTCGATGATCCTCAGAACTATTATTCTACATCTCTTTTTTCTTGTTCAGGCTATTCCTGTTCTTTCACAATCACATGATAAAGAAGAAAGTGGATGGGAACAATTTACTAGTAGTCTAGATATGCCTATTAACGGGCGCTTTGATTATAGAAATATTCAGTTTGGAAATGATATAGACGGTTATGTAGATGATAGTAGATTCAGAATGTCTTCATTACTCTTTATGTTGAATGGTAAAATAAATGAAAACTTCACTTTTAATTATCGTCAAGCTTTTAACCAAACCGGTGTAGATGATTCTAACTTATCCAATAATATTCAAGTAGCAACAATTAACTATACAACAGATAACAAGAAGTGGCTTTTTAAAGCAGGGAAGTTCTTCTACGGTTATGGTACCATGGAGCAACAGTATTGGCCCTACGATGTTTACCGTTATTCATATGTCAATAATAATGTAAGATTATGGAAAACTGGAGTACATGCGGAACATATTACAGCATCTGGTCAACATATAGCCTTCCAGGTAGCTAATGGAGTGAATGAAATTGATTCTCTAGGGAAACAAATACAAGCTACTCAATTTAATGTGTATTGGTGGGGACATATTGTAAAAGATTTTATCAAGGTATATTCTAACGTTACCACCTTAAGTAACTATAACCTGTATGATGGCATGCCCTTCGCCTTCTCTTTTGGCTTACAATGGAATTTTGATACATTCTGGATCGATACAGATTTTATCACAGCGCGAAATATGCCCAATTTTAATAAAAATGGCACCTACTACTCGACCCCTATTAAGTTTAAATATAATGGTAAACATTTCAGACCTTTTATAAAATTAATATTCGACCAAGTGATGTTCGACTCTGAAAATGATGCTGTAATTGTGACTAATCCCGTTACAGAGAAGCCAGAGTTAGTAAAGAATTCTCTTATGATTACCTATGAAGTTGCTTTGGAATTCTATCCTTGGGAAGACAAAGATTTTAACCTTCATATTGTTGGAACGTATGCGGATGCAAACAATCATTATTTCCAACAAGAAAACACAGATCCATCTTCAAGGAATGAATACAATACACAGTTTCAGTTGTTGGCAGGTATCAGTTTTAACTTCGATGCTTTTCACTTAAAATAA
- a CDS encoding 7TM diverse intracellular signaling domain-containing protein codes for MNFKVLIAYLLITFSCYSTTLAQLIVAPEMSGQDIINQFDFIDINLEKNQFSEVINNDQIQWQSLSEIKASWGPGSSSKLLRLKFKNTQEEPYKLVINYVLIPKIKAWVFNEDTTYSYQLGSESSYFNKGSVYAASGYVLDLPKHDSEVFIFFQNEGHPVNTGIYLFKESSLKKTIHDKTILTNIFRAVYLLFVLVSILTFIVIKEKIYLYYFILYLGAMLPLEADSGLILLITKNEIFTYVIRIVGNAFFVCFSLLFYSKFVKLYGKHLRFIKKTILGFVIVNSMIFLSFILFSIDNYLVNTISTYLSILMSSASIILSLLMIGRFAYRGTRLAKSLFIAQFINFLLGFMLFTIPSLGFKDREFMTMWLTYFLNALQAFIFLIFMVIEFVNSEKEKKKLKLSILDIKDKSNHAIIEGEQKERQRISQRLTKDITTNLHEISDAYDITESKDLLQNTIDEVRTLSHHLLLPSFEEDEFEDVILDLFSKYNNTTLKCFYHIRGWENVKISTQQHIYRIVQEVLNVLELNKLKGKLYVQFVEVGQKGVISIEWSSEHENSKEQFTEMVHNIKMRIFAIGAKYEDQKQAGDYYCRIFDIELSDEDSVIKR; via the coding sequence ATGAATTTTAAAGTATTAATTGCCTATTTACTTATTACTTTCTCTTGTTATTCGACTACACTTGCACAACTTATCGTTGCGCCTGAAATGTCTGGTCAAGACATCATAAATCAATTTGATTTTATTGATATTAATTTAGAAAAAAATCAATTTTCTGAGGTGATCAATAATGACCAAATTCAATGGCAATCCTTATCAGAAATCAAAGCAAGTTGGGGCCCTGGCTCTTCCTCTAAATTATTAAGACTTAAGTTTAAAAATACTCAAGAAGAGCCTTACAAACTTGTTATCAATTATGTGCTGATCCCTAAAATAAAAGCATGGGTTTTTAACGAAGATACTACCTATTCCTATCAACTTGGATCAGAAAGTTCTTATTTCAATAAAGGCTCTGTTTATGCTGCATCAGGTTATGTTTTAGACTTACCAAAACATGATTCTGAAGTATTTATATTTTTTCAAAATGAAGGTCACCCTGTCAATACCGGTATATATTTGTTTAAGGAGTCTTCTTTAAAGAAAACAATTCATGATAAAACCATACTAACAAATATTTTTAGGGCAGTTTATTTACTGTTTGTGCTCGTATCAATACTCACTTTTATTGTGATAAAAGAGAAAATATACCTCTACTACTTTATTCTTTACCTAGGGGCTATGTTACCGCTCGAAGCGGATTCAGGTCTGATATTATTAATCACAAAAAATGAGATTTTCACATATGTGATACGAATTGTAGGAAATGCATTTTTTGTATGTTTCTCTTTATTATTTTATTCCAAGTTCGTTAAACTATATGGCAAACATTTACGATTTATCAAGAAGACAATCTTAGGATTTGTTATTGTTAATTCTATGATATTCTTATCGTTTATACTATTTAGTATTGATAATTATCTAGTAAATACAATATCAACCTATTTAAGTATTCTAATGTCATCTGCAAGTATCATTTTATCATTATTGATGATAGGAAGGTTTGCTTATAGAGGAACAAGGTTGGCAAAGTCATTATTTATTGCTCAGTTTATCAACTTCCTTCTTGGGTTTATGCTCTTTACAATACCATCGTTAGGTTTTAAAGATAGAGAGTTTATGACGATGTGGCTGACTTATTTCTTAAATGCTTTACAGGCGTTTATCTTCTTAATTTTTATGGTAATAGAGTTTGTCAATTCTGAAAAGGAGAAAAAGAAACTGAAGCTTTCAATTTTAGACATAAAAGATAAAAGCAACCACGCAATTATTGAAGGGGAACAAAAAGAAAGGCAAAGAATAAGTCAACGTTTAACGAAGGATATTACAACGAATTTACATGAGATATCCGATGCATATGACATCACAGAATCTAAAGATTTACTGCAGAATACTATAGATGAAGTACGAACGCTTAGTCATCATCTACTGTTACCCTCTTTTGAGGAAGATGAATTTGAAGACGTAATCTTAGATCTGTTTTCAAAATACAACAATACTACTTTAAAGTGCTTCTACCATATACGAGGTTGGGAGAATGTGAAAATCAGTACACAACAACATATTTACAGGATTGTGCAAGAGGTATTAAATGTTTTAGAGTTGAACAAATTAAAAGGTAAACTCTATGTTCAATTTGTTGAAGTAGGACAGAAAGGTGTGATTTCTATAGAATGGAGTAGTGAGCATGAAAATTCAAAAGAACAATTCACTGAGATGGTCCATAATATTAAAATGAGAATATTTGCTATAGGGGCGAAATATGAGGACCAAAAGCAAGCCGGTGATTATTATTGTAGAATTTTTGATATAGAATTAAGTGATGAGGACTCTGTAATTAAAAGATAA
- a CDS encoding SGNH/GDSL hydrolase family protein has protein sequence MENIYIQGRVEQSNEQIKIFWPGTILTFKINGGPLKVQLSDDLGESRYSIIVDGKEIEDIQPTENKEWYVLYAPKDKKDHTVELHRKNDFSKGTSTLYAVVCDGDLDEIKPNKKHIEYYGNSISVGYANEDTTGNDDSYFTNNYWAYTSQTSRALNTEQTIIARSGIGLMVSWFDLIMPELYDRLNPNDKKSKWDFSKKIPDLVVINLMQNDKWLMQNPDNENFLKRIGRRQLEGEEIIEKYSQFLQGIRLKYPNTPIICTLGCMDISSKSSVFPEYVKSAIHYMRDDQIYYLEYPFLAKLAHPSVEMHTKMSQYLVEFIRKHQLI, from the coding sequence ATGGAAAATATATATATACAAGGTAGAGTCGAACAAAGTAATGAACAAATAAAAATATTTTGGCCAGGTACCATTCTCACTTTCAAAATAAATGGAGGCCCATTAAAAGTTCAGCTATCTGATGATTTAGGAGAAAGTAGGTACTCAATCATCGTTGATGGTAAAGAAATAGAGGATATTCAGCCCACAGAGAATAAAGAATGGTATGTGTTGTATGCTCCTAAAGATAAAAAAGATCATACCGTTGAATTACATCGCAAAAACGATTTTTCAAAAGGAACCTCTACACTTTACGCAGTAGTTTGTGATGGAGATCTAGATGAAATAAAACCCAATAAAAAACATATCGAATATTATGGAAATTCCATTTCTGTAGGATATGCCAATGAAGATACAACAGGTAATGATGATAGTTATTTCACTAATAATTATTGGGCATATACTTCACAAACATCTAGGGCATTAAATACAGAACAAACGATTATTGCAAGAAGTGGTATAGGTTTAATGGTCAGTTGGTTTGATTTGATTATGCCTGAATTATATGATCGATTAAACCCAAATGATAAAAAATCAAAATGGGACTTTTCAAAGAAAATTCCTGATCTTGTTGTTATTAACCTAATGCAAAATGACAAGTGGTTGATGCAAAACCCTGATAATGAAAACTTCTTAAAGCGTATTGGAAGAAGGCAATTGGAAGGAGAGGAGATCATTGAAAAATATTCACAATTTCTCCAGGGTATACGATTAAAGTATCCTAATACACCTATCATTTGTACTTTAGGTTGTATGGATATTTCAAGCAAATCATCAGTATTTCCAGAATATGTCAAGTCGGCTATTCATTATATGAGGGATGACCAAATTTATTACTTAGAGTATCCTTTCTTGGCTAAGTTAGCTCATCCATCTGTAGAAATGCATACAAAGATGTCTCAATATCTTGTTGAGTTTATTCGGAAACATCAATTAATATAG